From Candidatus Atribacteria bacterium, one genomic window encodes:
- a CDS encoding class I SAM-dependent methyltransferase → MDCNIRLDIADMNFEDNFFDVIICTHVLEHVKDDQKAISELFRVLKPGGEAIL, encoded by the coding sequence ATTAGACTTGATATCGCAGATATGAATTTTGAAGATAACTTTTTCGATGTCATAATCTGTACTCATGTTTTAGAACATGTTAAAGATGATCAAAAAGCAATAAGTGAACTATTTAGAGTTTTAAAGCCTGGCGGAGAGGCAATTTTATAA